In Equus quagga isolate Etosha38 chromosome 14, UCLA_HA_Equagga_1.0, whole genome shotgun sequence, one DNA window encodes the following:
- the LOC124225521 gene encoding olfactory receptor 51G1-like: MTISNASIRHSPSFYLTGIPGYENLHHFISIPFCAFYLIGIVGNCTILHIIHTDKGLHEPMYYFLAMLSFTDIGMSISTLPTVLKILWFEAREIEVNACVAQMYFIHTFSLMESAVLLAMAFDRYIAICDPLRYSSKLTPQRIIYIGIFIVIRCSIVLPVVLARIPTFSFCHSHVLSHSFCLHQDVIRLACTDISFNISYDLFVVAFYWGIDSLGIFLSYAFILHSVLGIASQGGKLKALNTCASHICAVLILYVPMIGLSLAHRFAKHSSPIIHITMANIYLLVPPVLNPIIYSIKTKQIRQGFLRILSAKRVGLAHT; this comes from the coding sequence ATGACAATCTCTAATGCCAGTATTCGACATTCTCCTTCATTCTACCTCACTGGAATTCCTGGCTATGAGAATCTTCATCACTTTATATCCATTCCCTTTTGTGCATTCTACCTGATTGGAATAGTGGGCAACTGCACAATTCTTCACATCATCCACACTGACAAGGGTCTCCACGAGCCCATGTACTACTTCCTGGCCATGCTGTCCTTCACTGACATAGGCATGTCCATCTCCACCCTGCCCACTGTACTGAAAATCTTATGGTTTGAGGCCAGAGAGATTGAAGTGAATGCTTGTGTAGCCCAGATGTATTTTATTCATACTTTTTCTCTGATGGAGTCAGCTGTGCTCCTAGCCATGGCTTTTGATCGGTATATTGCCATTTGCGATCCTTTGAGGTATTCCAGCAAACTTACCCCACAACGCATTATCTATATAGGAATCTTCATTGTAATCAGATGCTCCATTGTCCTCCCTGTTGTTCTTGCTCGTATTCCCACATTTTCCTTCTGTCACTCCCATGTTCTTTCCCACTCTTTCTGCTTGCATCAAGATGTCATTCGTTTGGCCTGTACTGACATCTCATTCAACATTTCGTATGACTTGTTTGTTGTTGCATTTTATTGGGGTATAGATTCTCTAGGAATATTTTTGTCTTATGCTTTTATCCTccactctgtgctaggcattgcATCCCAGGGAGGGAAGCTCAAAGCCCTCAATACGTGTGCCTCCCACATTTGTGCTGTGCTCATTCTGTACGTGCCAATGATAGGGCTCTCCTTAGCGCATCGCTTTGCAAAACACTCCTCCCCCATTATCCACATAACCATGGCCAATATTTACCTGTTAGTTCCACCAGTACTCAACCCAATTATTTATAGCATCAAGACAAAGCAGATTCGCCAAGGCTTCCTAAGGATATTATCAGCCAAAAGAGTTGGGCTTGCTCACACTTAG
- the LOC124251947 gene encoding olfactory receptor 51G2-like, with product MATLNSSNSLSSTFYLTGIPGYEEFHHWISIPFCLLFLAGIMGNCTILHIVRTNPRLHEPMYYFLAMLSLTDMGMSMPTMISLFRVLWSISREIQFNICVVQMFFIHTFSFTESSVLLAMALDRYVAICHPLQYATILTPRLITKIGIAALLRSGFAMIPLLSRLPFFPFCRSHKLSHSYCLHQDMIRLACADTKFNVIYGLVLITVLWGMDSLGIFVSYVFILNSVLRISSRAGRFKALNTCASHICAVLILYVPMIGLSIVHRFAKHSSPLIHIFMAHIYLLVPPVLNPIIYSVKTKQIREGILHLLLPPKIRSTVL from the coding sequence ATGGCAACGTTGAACTCCAGCAATTCCCTGTCCTCCACATTCTATCTCACAGGTATCCCTGGATATGAGGAATTTCACCACTGGATTTCCATCCcattctgtctcctcttcctcgCTGGAATAATGGGTAACTGCACCATTCTGCATATCGTGCGGACAAACCCCAGGCTCCATGAGCCCATGTACTACTTCCTGGCCATGCTTTCTCTCACTGACATGGGCATGTCTATGCCCACAATGATATCACTCTTCAGGGTGCTGTGGTCCATTTCCAGGGAGATTCAGTTCAATATTTGTGTGGTCCAAATGTTTTTCATTCACACTTTCTCCTTCACTGAATCATCTGTGCTCTTGGCCATGGCCcttgaccgctatgtggccatatGCCACCCTTTACAATATGCGACCATTCTCACCCCAAGACTCATCACTAAAATTGGAATTGCAGCCCTGCTTAGGAGTGGTTTTGCCATGATTCCACTTCTATCCCGACTgcccttttttcccttctgccgCTCCCACAAACTTTCTCATTCTTATTGTCTGCACCAGGACATGATCCGCCTTGCCTGTGCTGACACTAAGTTTAATGTTATATATGGATTGGTTCTGATCACTGTGCTGTGGGGCATGGACTCTCTGGGTATTTTTGTGTCTTATGTTTTCATTCTTAATTCGGTATTAAGAATTTCATCCCGTGCAGGGAGGTTTAAGGCTCTCAACACATGTGCATCTCACATCTGTGCTGTCCTCATTCTATATGTGCCTATGATTGGGCTATCTATTGTCCATCGTTTTGCCAAACACTCCTCCCCCCTCATCCACATCTTCATGGCTCATATCTACTTATTAGTCCCGCCTGTGCTCAACCCAATCATCTATAGTGTGAAGACAAAGCAGATCCGTGAAGGAATTCTCCACCTGCTTCTTCCCCCTAAAATCAGATCTACTGTGTTGTAG